The following nucleotide sequence is from Aedes aegypti strain LVP_AGWG chromosome 3, AaegL5.0 Primary Assembly, whole genome shotgun sequence.
ttgttgaaaattatcaCAGATTTGGTCTGTATAGACAGTAACAGTAATAAAACACATATGTTTAAAACCCGTAGCCTAATATCACTTCTTCCGTACGCCTCTAATGCCAGCTTGACTGATTTGAAACTTCACAGCCATACGTGTCCGAAATAGTCCCTTTTCCACCGATGCTATGTGAACTCCTGCAGGATCCTCGTCGGACTGCCCAAGCACTATTCGTTGGTTGATCTTATGACTATGAGCATCTCCCAGAGCAGGTACTATCTTGGAGTCTTGTCCGTTAATTCGTGTCGTTACATCGTTGGTGATCACAATCTGAAGGTGAAACAATAGTCCTATGAAACACGTTTGGGACAGGCAGATAGAATTGATACCCACCGCACATTTATACTGATGAGCAAGAACGTGAAGCTTTGTAAGTATAACATGATCCACTTCTATTCTTTCGAAAGAATTTTCTATATTATTTCTGATGAGAAACGACACTGAGTCTAGCACCACTAATTTTATCTGAAAGTTTGAACACCTCATTACTACACATTTACCTCGCATCTACACATGTATGAGAAAACAACTACCTTATCTCCTGATTTTAGAAGCGAGCCAAGCGTTTCAATTCCCTCCAATAATTCACTGCAGCTTTGAATGTGCTTGTAGTAAACTCCGTTCATTAAACTGTCGACGGTGAAATCACGTGTGACCGTTGCTAACTCTTTCTTATGGATCTGCACAAGTTTCTGGCAGTGTGTGACGCATGCGGAAGCTATTTCTGTAgaggaaaaaaatctatttctAATAATAAAACTTCAAAGACAAAGTTAAGATTAAGAGAATTTTCAAcaatgaaaaatgattttatactATAAAGTTAGCTAGGAATCCTACCTTGTAATCTGCATGGATGAAAACCAAAGTTTGTGTCAAAATATATGGCTTTCGCGCCTAATCCTCCTAATTGAACAGGAATCTGAGTGTTGATGCACAGCTGCAAGCtttaaaatgtattaaaaatcaATAGATATTAGGGAGGCTAATAGAGGTAGGACTATATTTTGTCGGTATCGTGTGGTAAACTACATGCTCAGAGAAGACTATGAAACAACCAACATGAAAAGAATCGAAAATCCAATCATTAATAACCATAAATCTACATAAAATATGTTGCATCATTAATCAATAATGCTCTACTTACATCAAACATAAGTGACAAACTCAAAATTCAGTTGAAAATCCTCAGACTATTATCATTATTTGTCTTTATCATAGTAGCTTTCCGCTCTGTGCAAGTTTGCTATTAGATAACtagattttgttcaaccgatTGTTTTTACAACAAACTGGtaacatttataatggttttCCTAATCAGATCGTTTAACAGATCAAAGAGCTTTCTTGTAGGCTTCACTAGCCAACGTTTACGACTCTGAACCAGCTGAACCAGCTAGAACTTAGGTTCTAACTATCATCGTGTGACGTTGATTGAAGCCAGTAGGAGTAATTGAATGCCATTTTATGCATTATGAAGAAAGTTTAATGGATCCATCCagattccaaacatttctttcGATGGCATATATACCAGGGAgtgggacgtttcgcataatggacatttgacATAAATAGAATTATATgcctgttcttatatgaaactgatttatgcgaaacgtccattatgccaaacgtcctcaTGCGaatcgtccttatgcgaaacgtctttatgggaaatgggtcaccccctgCTCCTATCCCATGTTTCATGGAATTTCTCATATGCATAGGACAGTTATGCAAATAGGAGCAGTATAAGAATTCTTTAAATCAATCGCTTA
It contains:
- the LOC5574670 gene encoding DNA repair protein RAD51 homolog 3 produces the protein MFTKTCLDLWREESKQLGIVTFCRDLDQAIGNGISVGMITELCGPPGSGKTQMCLQLCINTQIPVQLGGLGAKAIYFDTNFGFHPCRLQEIASACVTHCQKLVQIHKKELATVTRDFTVDSLMNGVYYKHIQSCSELLEGIETLGSLLKSGDKIKLVVLDSVSFLIRNNIENSFERIEVDHVILTKLHVLAHQYKCAIVITNDVTTRINGQDSKIVPALGDAHSHKINQRIVLGQSDEDPAGVHIASVEKGLFRTRMAVKFQISQAGIRGVRKK